In Fusobacterium periodonticum ATCC 33693, the following are encoded in one genomic region:
- a CDS encoding nitroreductase family protein → MIEKIKNTRSHRKFTDKKISKEEILKILEGARYSSSAKNSQFLRYSYTVDDEKCKKLFSAVSLGGLLRLEDKPTLEERPRAYILISVKKDLNIPDFLQYFDVGIASQNIALLANELGYGACIVMSYNKNIFREVLELSEDYETRAVIVLGEAKDIVKLIDSKDENDTKYFIENGIHYVPKLSLDKILL, encoded by the coding sequence ATGATTGAAAAAATTAAAAATACTCGTTCACACAGAAAATTTACTGATAAGAAAATTTCAAAGGAAGAAATCTTAAAAATCTTAGAAGGAGCTAGATACTCTTCTTCAGCTAAGAATTCACAATTTTTAAGATACTCTTATACTGTAGATGATGAAAAATGTAAAAAACTTTTTTCAGCTGTTTCTTTAGGAGGTCTATTAAGACTTGAAGATAAGCCTACACTTGAAGAAAGACCTAGAGCCTATATATTAATTTCAGTAAAGAAAGATCTTAATATTCCTGATTTCTTACAATATTTTGATGTAGGTATTGCTTCTCAAAATATCGCTCTACTTGCTAATGAACTTGGTTATGGAGCTTGTATAGTTATGTCGTACAATAAAAATATTTTTAGAGAAGTTTTAGAACTTTCTGAAGATTATGAAACTAGAGCAGTTATAGTTTTAGGTGAAGCTAAAGATATAGTAAAGCTTATTGATTCAAAAGATGAAAATGATACTAAATACTTCATTGAAAATGGTATACATTATGTGCCTAAACTATCTCTAGATAAAATTCTTCTTTAA
- the rpsT gene encoding 30S ribosomal protein S20: MANSKSAKKRVLVAERNRVRNQAVKTRVKTMAKKVLATLEVKDVEAAKTALSVAYKELDKAVSKGILKKNTASRKKARLAAKVNSLVNSL, from the coding sequence ATGGCAAATTCAAAATCAGCTAAAAAGAGAGTATTAGTAGCAGAAAGAAACAGAGTTAGAAATCAAGCAGTTAAAACTAGAGTTAAAACTATGGCTAAAAAAGTTTTAGCTACACTAGAAGTGAAAGATGTTGAAGCTGCAAAAACAGCTTTATCAGTTGCATACAAAGAATTAGATAAAGCAGTTAGCAAAGGAATTTTAAAGAAAAATACTGCTTCTAGAAAGAAAGCTAGATTAGCAGCAAAAGTTAATTCTTTAGTAAATTCTCTTTAA